A part of bacterium HR17 genomic DNA contains:
- the fabI gene encoding Enoyl-[acyl-carrier-protein] reductase [NADH] FabI translates to MVLQGKRGIVFGVANEYSNAWAIAKAAHEHGAQLAITYQNERFEETVRKLAATLNDPLVLQCDVAEDKQVLRVYDEIANRWGSLDFVVHSIAFAPGTALRGKFLETTRTDFLIAHDISVYSFIAVTRPAVALMSNGGSVLTLTYLGSERAVPGYNVMGVCKAALEACVRYLAAELGEHNIRVNALSPGPIKTLAARGIPGFTKMLDIMKERAPLRRSTTQEEVGKAAVFLLSDYASAITGEIIYLDCGYRIMGM, encoded by the coding sequence ATGGTGTTGCAGGGCAAGCGCGGGATCGTGTTTGGTGTGGCGAACGAATACAGCAACGCGTGGGCAATCGCCAAAGCCGCCCATGAGCACGGGGCGCAACTTGCCATCACTTACCAAAACGAGCGGTTTGAAGAGACTGTCCGCAAACTCGCCGCCACCCTCAATGACCCCTTGGTGCTGCAATGCGATGTCGCGGAGGATAAGCAAGTCCTGCGGGTCTATGACGAGATCGCTAACCGTTGGGGCAGCTTGGATTTCGTCGTACACAGCATCGCTTTTGCGCCCGGCACGGCGCTGCGGGGCAAGTTCCTTGAGACGACCCGCACCGATTTTTTGATCGCTCACGACATTAGCGTTTACTCCTTCATCGCTGTCACACGCCCCGCGGTGGCGTTGATGTCCAACGGGGGCAGTGTGCTGACCTTAACTTATTTGGGCAGCGAACGGGCGGTGCCTGGTTACAATGTGATGGGCGTGTGCAAAGCAGCGTTGGAAGCCTGCGTGCGGTATCTGGCGGCGGAGTTGGGTGAACACAATATTCGTGTCAACGCCCTTTCGCCCGGTCCCATCAAAACCTTGGCGGCGCGGGGCATCCCCGGCTTCACCAAAATGCTGGACATCATGAAAGAGCGAGCACCCTTGCGCCGCAGCACGACCCAAGAGGAAGTCGGCAAAGCCGCTGTCTTTTTGCTCAGCGATTACGCCTCTGCCATCACGGGCGAAATCATCTACCTTGATTGCGGTTACCGCATCATGGGGATGTGA
- the entS gene encoding Enterobactin exporter EntS, giving the protein MLGDEGSAGAAVAPQRLSGPFRALRHRFFRRFWLAQAVSLTGSWMQGVAQRWLVHELTRPHSEAMLGIVNALTAVPVLFLAPVAGALADRFERRRILLGVQIVATLIALTLWLLTLTGFVQLWHILLLALLMGCVRAFDVPTRQSFWVELVGRDDLMSAITLNSAVVNLSRILGPSLGGVIIEVVGVANCFLFNALSFLPPMVVLWAMPAFNATPSQQRDLWHSLREGLAHLKGNRIVLRLLLLVGAWSLFGGQFEVLLPVLADKVYGVGAKGYGFLFGAWGIGALVGAMVAASMEQRLKRGRLVMLGTLCAVLGLICLGAAHQFALALPLLMLVGLGMVTQNATCNTLVQSLVPDALRGRIMGIYSLMFIGLIPAGSLFYGTVAAAFGVTTALVIGACCFGVCALVLFRDRAMINLP; this is encoded by the coding sequence ATGCTAGGCGATGAGGGTTCCGCTGGGGCTGCTGTCGCACCCCAGCGGCTCAGTGGTCCGTTTCGGGCGTTGCGCCACCGCTTTTTCCGCCGGTTTTGGTTGGCACAAGCCGTTTCGCTAACGGGTAGTTGGATGCAAGGCGTCGCCCAGCGTTGGTTGGTCCACGAACTCACCCGCCCGCACTCCGAGGCGATGCTGGGCATCGTCAATGCCTTAACAGCGGTGCCCGTTTTGTTCCTTGCGCCGGTGGCGGGAGCGTTAGCCGACCGCTTTGAGCGGCGGCGGATTCTGCTCGGCGTGCAAATCGTCGCCACCCTTATCGCCCTCACCCTTTGGCTATTAACGCTGACGGGCTTCGTTCAGTTATGGCACATCCTGCTGCTGGCGCTGCTGATGGGCTGTGTGCGGGCTTTTGATGTCCCGACCCGCCAATCGTTTTGGGTAGAGTTGGTCGGCAGGGACGATTTGATGAGTGCCATCACCCTCAACTCTGCCGTCGTCAACCTGTCCCGCATCCTCGGTCCGTCGCTGGGCGGCGTCATCATCGAAGTCGTCGGTGTCGCCAACTGCTTCCTGTTCAACGCCCTCAGTTTTCTGCCGCCGATGGTCGTGTTGTGGGCAATGCCCGCATTTAACGCAACGCCATCGCAGCAGCGTGACCTTTGGCACAGTTTGCGGGAGGGATTAGCGCACCTCAAAGGCAATCGCATCGTCTTGCGGTTGCTGCTCTTGGTCGGAGCGTGGAGTTTGTTTGGTGGGCAATTTGAAGTGCTGTTGCCTGTCTTAGCCGACAAAGTTTACGGCGTCGGGGCAAAAGGTTATGGGTTTTTGTTCGGGGCATGGGGCATCGGGGCGCTCGTCGGCGCAATGGTGGCTGCCAGCATGGAGCAGCGCCTCAAACGCGGGCGCTTGGTCATGCTCGGAACACTTTGTGCCGTCTTGGGGTTAATCTGTCTCGGTGCCGCGCACCAATTTGCCCTTGCGTTGCCTTTGTTGATGTTAGTCGGGTTAGGCATGGTCACGCAAAATGCGACTTGCAACACGCTGGTGCAATCGCTGGTGCCCGATGCGCTGCGGGGACGCATCATGGGCATTTACTCGTTAATGTTCATCGGGCTCATCCCTGCCGGTAGCCTCTTTTACGGCACGGTCGCTGCGGCTTTTGGGGTGACGACCGCCTTGGTGATCGGCGCTTGCTGCTTTGGTGTTTGTGCGCTGGTGTTATTCCGCGATAGGGCGATGATCAACTTGCCGTGA
- the cas1_1 gene encoding CRISPR-associated endonuclease Cas1 yields METLPPRSSVAEVMGVEGQASVLYFSVFAQCLRQEGLTFTERNRRPPKDPVNAVLSLGYILVLGRC; encoded by the coding sequence ATGGAAACTTTGCCGCCCCGCTCTTCTGTAGCAGAGGTGATGGGTGTTGAAGGACAAGCATCCGTCCTTTACTTTTCCGTTTTTGCTCAGTGCCTTCGGCAAGAAGGGTTAACTTTCACTGAGCGCAACCGCCGACCACCCAAAGACCCCGTCAATGCTGTTTTGAGTCTGGGCTACATACTGGTATTGGGGAGGTGCTGA
- the ftsH gene encoding ATP-dependent zinc metalloprotease FtsH: MRVFRWLFILGIATALLFYLLARDQMGRVQEIRYDQFVEMITSGRVRQVEIGGNRAWGVTQDGMPFTVQLPEQTESLTRLMLQHKVPFRFRSAPMNPAQWQNLIVSLLVMLGFLGIFFFLFRQMQAGSQQAFNFARSRARRYDQNQPRITFDDVADLEEAKEELREIIEFLKNPQRFQALGAKVPKGVLLMGPPGCGKTLLARAVAGEAGVPFFHVSGSEFVEMFVGVGAARVRDLFEQAKASRPCIVFLDELDAVGRLRFAGIGGGHDEREQTLNQLLVEMDGMEQNSGLIVIAATNRPDVLDPALTRPGRFDRRIIVDNPDLKGREAILRVHLKGKPLADDVDITKLAKQTAGFSGADLANMVNEAAILAARRGKSRIDMNDLLEALEKVIAGPERKSRLLSEKEKRVAAYHESGHALVSKLLGVREVTKVTIIPRGMALGYTLNLPQEDRYLMTKQELLDEMTVMLAGRAAEELVFGEITTGAANDLERVTELARRMVCEFGMSERLGPVTLGRKAGPVFLGRDIVEDRNYSEEIASEIDREVRRIVEECYNRAKQLLTQHRAALETVAQRLLEKETLDGDELTQLLQSLGVLTPQNGERPTAGGSLRGSDGDGTQQTEP; encoded by the coding sequence ATGCGAGTGTTCCGATGGCTTTTCATCTTGGGCATCGCCACCGCCCTGCTGTTCTATTTGCTGGCACGCGATCAAATGGGGCGCGTTCAGGAAATCCGCTACGACCAATTCGTGGAAATGATCACCAGCGGGCGGGTGCGACAAGTGGAAATCGGCGGCAACCGCGCGTGGGGCGTCACGCAAGATGGCATGCCGTTCACCGTCCAGTTGCCTGAGCAAACCGAATCGCTCACGCGCTTGATGTTGCAACACAAAGTGCCGTTTCGGTTCCGCTCGGCACCGATGAACCCGGCGCAATGGCAGAACCTCATCGTTTCCTTGTTGGTGATGTTGGGGTTTTTGGGCATCTTCTTTTTTCTGTTCCGCCAGATGCAGGCGGGCAGCCAGCAGGCGTTCAACTTCGCCCGCAGCCGTGCCCGTCGCTACGACCAGAATCAACCGCGCATCACTTTTGACGATGTCGCCGACTTGGAAGAAGCCAAAGAGGAACTGCGCGAAATCATAGAGTTCCTCAAAAACCCCCAGCGTTTTCAGGCGTTAGGGGCAAAAGTGCCCAAAGGCGTCTTGTTGATGGGACCGCCCGGCTGCGGGAAAACGCTGCTGGCACGCGCCGTCGCCGGCGAAGCAGGTGTCCCTTTCTTCCATGTGAGTGGGAGTGAATTTGTGGAGATGTTTGTCGGCGTCGGTGCGGCGCGGGTGCGCGACCTCTTTGAGCAGGCGAAAGCCAGCCGCCCGTGCATCGTCTTCTTGGACGAGTTGGACGCCGTCGGTCGGTTGCGCTTCGCCGGCATCGGCGGCGGACACGACGAGCGCGAGCAAACCCTCAACCAACTGCTGGTGGAAATGGATGGGATGGAGCAAAACAGCGGGTTAATCGTCATCGCGGCGACGAACCGCCCCGATGTGCTGGATCCGGCGCTGACACGCCCAGGGCGCTTTGACCGGCGCATCATCGTGGATAACCCCGATTTGAAGGGGCGGGAAGCGATTTTGCGTGTCCACTTGAAAGGCAAGCCGCTGGCAGACGATGTGGACATCACCAAGTTGGCGAAACAGACCGCAGGGTTTTCGGGTGCCGACCTCGCCAATATGGTCAACGAAGCCGCTATCTTGGCGGCGCGGCGCGGCAAAAGCCGCATCGACATGAACGACTTGCTGGAAGCATTGGAGAAGGTCATCGCCGGTCCAGAACGCAAAAGCCGCTTGTTGAGCGAAAAAGAAAAGCGCGTCGCTGCCTACCACGAAAGCGGGCACGCGTTGGTCAGCAAACTGCTGGGCGTGCGCGAAGTCACTAAGGTGACCATTATCCCGCGCGGGATGGCGTTGGGTTACACCTTGAACCTGCCTCAAGAAGACCGCTACCTGATGACGAAACAGGAATTGTTGGATGAAATGACGGTGATGTTGGCGGGACGGGCTGCAGAAGAGTTGGTCTTTGGCGAGATCACGACGGGTGCCGCAAACGACCTGGAACGCGTCACCGAACTAGCCCGCCGGATGGTGTGTGAGTTCGGGATGAGCGAGCGGCTTGGTCCTGTCACCTTAGGGCGCAAAGCGGGACCGGTCTTTCTGGGGCGCGATATCGTGGAAGACCGCAACTACAGCGAGGAGATCGCCAGCGAAATTGACCGTGAAGTGCGGCGCATCGTGGAAGAATGCTACAACCGCGCCAAGCAGTTGCTGACACAGCACCGCGCTGCCTTGGAAACGGTAGCCCAACGGCTGCTGGAGAAAGAAACCTTAGACGGTGACGAGTTAACTCAACTGTTGCAATCGTTGGGCGTGCTGACGCCGCAAAACGGCGAGCGACCGACGGCAGGCGGCTCGCTGCGAGGGAGTGACGGCGATGGGACGCAACAAACAGAGCCGTGA
- the tilS gene encoding tRNA(Ile)-lysidine synthase, with the protein MLLPTTGEPMVGVVVNGLPDWDYIAAPEALVHKVRLAIHRFDLLRSGDRCVVGVSGGPDSVALLHVLWRLQKEQKWHLVVAHLNHCLRGADADDDEAFVIALCQRWEIPCVTRRVDVRAMAKAEKLSIAQAGRRARYQFFAEVARQHGAQVVALGHTASDVVETVLLNLFRGTGIEGLQGIPPKSPLTLPEPTHQWRETGVVIVRPLLLCWRTETMAYARVYRLQFRQDVSNLDTTRPRNWVREALLPSLRQRFPQVERALWRLSEVAREHSEWVHATAAQQLAAMTLSATPDSITVERNALLALPRAVQRQVLRLMVNRLVGELNEVSFEHIEQALSLIARHAGKAMVSLPHRLTVRVERGTVCVERQPTTPPTAS; encoded by the coding sequence GTGTTGTTGCCGACGACCGGCGAGCCGATGGTCGGTGTCGTCGTGAACGGCTTACCCGATTGGGATTACATCGCCGCGCCGGAAGCCCTTGTGCACAAGGTGCGGCTAGCGATCCATCGGTTTGACCTGCTGCGTTCGGGTGACCGGTGTGTCGTGGGGGTCTCTGGCGGTCCCGATTCAGTGGCGCTGCTTCATGTGCTGTGGCGGTTGCAAAAAGAGCAGAAATGGCACCTCGTTGTCGCTCACCTCAACCATTGCTTGCGGGGTGCCGACGCCGACGACGATGAAGCGTTTGTCATTGCCCTCTGCCAGCGTTGGGAAATTCCGTGCGTGACTCGGCGGGTAGATGTGCGGGCGATGGCGAAGGCGGAAAAATTGTCCATCGCTCAAGCGGGACGGCGAGCCCGTTACCAGTTTTTCGCTGAGGTGGCGCGACAACACGGAGCGCAGGTTGTCGCGTTGGGGCATACCGCCAGCGATGTCGTGGAGACCGTTTTGCTCAACCTGTTTCGGGGAACGGGGATTGAAGGGCTACAAGGCATCCCGCCCAAAAGCCCGCTGACGCTGCCAGAACCGACTCACCAGTGGCGGGAAACCGGCGTGGTCATTGTCCGCCCGTTGCTTTTGTGCTGGCGCACAGAGACGATGGCTTACGCCCGCGTGTATCGCCTGCAGTTTCGTCAAGATGTGAGCAACTTGGACACGACGCGCCCGCGCAATTGGGTGCGGGAGGCGTTGCTACCGTCATTGCGGCAACGGTTCCCGCAGGTGGAGAGGGCACTGTGGCGGTTGAGTGAAGTCGCCCGCGAGCACAGCGAATGGGTGCACGCGACCGCTGCCCAACAATTGGCGGCAATGACGCTCTCGGCGACGCCCGACAGCATCACAGTAGAGCGTAACGCCTTGTTAGCGTTGCCCCGCGCCGTGCAACGGCAGGTGTTGCGGCTGATGGTCAACCGGCTGGTCGGTGAGTTGAACGAGGTGAGTTTTGAGCATATTGAGCAGGCTTTGTCACTGATCGCCCGCCACGCTGGAAAGGCGATGGTGTCCCTGCCCCACCGCCTCACGGTGCGGGTGGAGCGTGGGACGGTGTGCGTGGAGCGCCAACCGACCACCCCGCCAACCGCGTCCTAA
- the yrrB_2 gene encoding TPR repeat-containing protein YrrB, with translation MGRNKQSREIPPDRLLQEAKQAIKQRDWATAAAYFQRLLGRLRRAPATVRDQFLLNALTGYCRCLMAMGQAPRALSFARRALRLAPDKTQVQELYLNVLEALGRWRRALKLANQWLRAKPRDLQLRLTVARLHARLKESGEAFAHLLVALDIAPNHPGPYRLLAQILNEEGMPRRAIAVLRRGVSQAPNDPSLWIMLGYLLRGQGQFREALQYLQRGLELGNDSAELRELMAQICVELGLMEQAEEHLRKGLEKAPNHLGLLDSLAFIYIQQERFQDALPLILRALRIAPMDPLLQFKLAAVYQQLGKFADAAQAFRKVIALAPGTDLAEDAQELLDLMDSQQLEQVITLCMEDPVFRISLMRDPKGTLEARGFALSEASMEIVVNMDISRLPKRWGSPQGHVS, from the coding sequence ATGGGACGCAACAAACAGAGCCGTGAAATTCCCCCAGACAGGCTGTTACAAGAAGCCAAACAAGCAATAAAGCAGCGGGACTGGGCAACGGCTGCCGCATATTTTCAGCGCTTGCTTGGGCGTTTAAGAAGGGCGCCGGCAACGGTGCGCGACCAATTTTTGCTTAACGCGTTGACCGGTTACTGCCGATGCTTAATGGCGATGGGACAAGCGCCCCGTGCCCTGTCATTTGCGCGCCGTGCCTTGCGCTTGGCGCCAGATAAGACGCAAGTGCAGGAACTTTACCTCAATGTCCTTGAAGCGTTGGGGCGATGGCGCCGAGCGCTCAAACTTGCCAACCAATGGCTGCGCGCGAAGCCGCGTGACCTGCAGTTGCGCCTGACGGTCGCACGCCTTCACGCCCGTTTGAAGGAGTCGGGCGAAGCCTTCGCTCACTTGCTGGTGGCGCTGGACATTGCCCCCAATCACCCAGGACCTTACCGTTTGTTGGCTCAAATCCTCAACGAGGAAGGGATGCCGCGTCGGGCGATCGCTGTGCTGCGTCGCGGCGTCTCCCAAGCCCCCAACGACCCATCGCTGTGGATCATGCTCGGCTACTTGTTACGGGGGCAGGGGCAATTCCGCGAAGCGTTGCAATACCTGCAGCGTGGGCTGGAGTTAGGCAACGATTCGGCGGAACTGCGCGAACTGATGGCACAGATCTGCGTTGAACTGGGATTGATGGAGCAAGCGGAGGAGCACCTGCGCAAAGGTTTGGAAAAGGCCCCGAACCATTTGGGGCTTCTGGATTCGTTGGCGTTCATCTACATTCAACAAGAGCGCTTTCAGGACGCCTTGCCCCTTATCCTGCGCGCCTTGCGTATCGCCCCGATGGATCCGCTTTTGCAGTTCAAACTGGCGGCAGTGTATCAGCAATTGGGCAAGTTTGCCGATGCCGCTCAAGCGTTCCGCAAAGTCATTGCGTTGGCGCCGGGCACCGATTTGGCGGAAGACGCCCAAGAGTTGTTGGACCTCATGGACTCGCAACAGTTGGAGCAGGTCATCACTTTGTGTATGGAAGACCCCGTTTTCCGTATCAGCCTGATGCGCGACCCGAAAGGCACTTTGGAGGCGCGGGGGTTCGCCTTGTCTGAAGCCTCTATGGAAATCGTGGTCAACATGGACATCTCCCGCTTGCCAAAACGATGGGGATCGCCGCAGGGACATGTAAGTTGA
- the yumC gene encoding Ferredoxin--NADP reductase 2 has product MTHREDAQVYDVTIIGGGPTGLFGAFYAGMRQMTAKIVDALPQLGGQLTALYPEKFIYDMPGFPKVRASELAQRLIEQAMQFNPTVCLNETALKLERLEEKLFRLTTDKAVHYSRTVLICAGIGAFSPRRLGKPEVERFEGKGVYYTVTNVDTFAGKRVLIVGGGDSAVDWALTLEPIASKVTLIHRRDQFRAHEHSVEQLMHSTVDVRVFHELETVVGNEHPEAAVIFHNKTGEKTTLPVDAVILALGFTTNLGPIKEWGLEMEGNDIKVDRRMMTNIPGVFAAGDVATYPGKIKLIATGVAEAAIAINQAKVFIDPTARLQPAFSTTVGVPTQAPKA; this is encoded by the coding sequence ATGACGCATCGTGAGGATGCCCAAGTTTACGATGTCACCATCATCGGTGGAGGACCGACGGGGTTGTTCGGTGCCTTCTACGCCGGGATGCGCCAAATGACTGCCAAGATCGTGGACGCTTTGCCCCAATTGGGTGGGCAGTTGACGGCGTTATATCCCGAAAAGTTCATCTACGACATGCCCGGCTTCCCCAAAGTCCGCGCCAGTGAATTAGCCCAACGGCTCATTGAGCAAGCGATGCAGTTCAACCCGACCGTTTGCCTCAACGAAACGGCGTTAAAGTTAGAGCGGTTGGAAGAGAAACTGTTCCGCCTGACGACGGACAAAGCCGTCCATTACTCCCGCACCGTGTTGATTTGCGCGGGCATCGGGGCGTTTTCGCCCCGTCGGTTGGGCAAACCTGAAGTGGAGCGGTTTGAAGGCAAGGGCGTTTATTACACGGTCACCAATGTGGACACCTTCGCCGGCAAAAGGGTGTTAATTGTCGGTGGCGGTGACAGCGCGGTGGATTGGGCACTGACACTGGAGCCCATCGCCAGCAAAGTCACCCTCATTCACCGCCGCGACCAATTCCGTGCCCATGAACACAGTGTAGAGCAATTGATGCACTCAACGGTGGATGTGCGGGTCTTCCACGAATTGGAAACGGTGGTGGGCAACGAACATCCCGAAGCCGCTGTCATCTTCCACAACAAGACGGGCGAAAAAACGACCCTTCCTGTGGATGCGGTTATCTTGGCGTTGGGCTTTACGACCAACCTCGGTCCCATCAAAGAGTGGGGCTTGGAGATGGAAGGCAACGACATCAAAGTAGACCGACGGATGATGACCAACATCCCTGGCGTCTTCGCGGCGGGCGATGTCGCCACTTATCCCGGCAAAATCAAACTCATTGCGACGGGGGTCGCCGAAGCCGCCATCGCCATCAACCAAGCCAAAGTCTTTATTGACCCGACCGCCCGCTTGCAGCCGGCGTTCAGCACGACCGTCGGTGTCCCCACGCAAGCGCCAAAGGCGTGA
- the purC gene encoding Phosphoribosylaminoimidazole-succinocarboxamide synthase produces the protein MVVWQTDLHSEGVRLVKRGKVRDIYAVAAATHEDCLLIVATDRISAFDVVLPTPIPDKGRVLTQLSVFWFARTQHIVPNHLLTADVTALPPSLRQHAALLRERFMLVRRARVVPVECVVRGYLYGSAWREYQATGQVCGVQLPAGLRLADKLPEPLFTPATKAETGHDENIPFERVAAMVGPALAERLRDLSVRLYRFAADHAEGCGLILADTKFEFGLTDDGDLILVDELLTPDSSRFWDTATYAPGKPQENFDKQFVRDYLERIGWNKEPPAPELPPDIVAKTRERYLEAYRRLTGRTLSDA, from the coding sequence ATGGTCGTTTGGCAAACAGACCTTCACAGCGAAGGTGTGCGGCTTGTCAAACGGGGCAAGGTGCGGGACATCTACGCAGTCGCAGCGGCGACGCACGAAGACTGCTTGCTTATCGTCGCTACGGACCGCATTAGCGCATTTGATGTCGTTTTGCCGACGCCTATCCCTGACAAGGGTCGGGTGCTGACGCAGTTATCGGTGTTCTGGTTTGCGCGCACCCAACACATTGTGCCCAATCACCTCTTGACGGCTGATGTGACGGCGCTCCCTCCGTCACTGCGTCAACACGCTGCATTGTTGCGGGAGCGTTTCATGCTGGTGCGCAGAGCCCGTGTCGTCCCCGTTGAGTGCGTCGTGCGGGGTTACTTGTATGGCTCGGCGTGGCGGGAGTATCAAGCCACGGGGCAAGTGTGCGGAGTTCAACTGCCCGCAGGGCTGCGGCTGGCGGACAAACTGCCCGAACCGCTTTTCACACCTGCCACCAAAGCGGAAACGGGGCACGACGAAAATATCCCGTTTGAGCGGGTCGCTGCCATGGTCGGGCCGGCGTTGGCGGAGCGGCTGCGGGACTTAAGCGTGCGGCTCTACCGCTTCGCCGCAGACCATGCCGAAGGCTGCGGTTTGATCTTGGCGGACACGAAATTTGAGTTCGGGTTGACCGACGACGGTGATCTGATCTTGGTGGACGAGTTGCTGACCCCCGACAGTTCGCGCTTTTGGGATACCGCGACTTACGCGCCGGGCAAACCGCAGGAGAACTTTGACAAACAGTTCGTCCGCGACTATTTGGAGCGGATCGGGTGGAACAAAGAGCCGCCGGCGCCTGAACTGCCGCCCGACATCGTGGCGAAAACGCGCGAGCGCTACTTGGAAGCCTACCGACGCCTGACGGGGCGCACATTATCCGACGCGTAG
- the cas1_2 gene encoding CRISPR-associated endonuclease Cas1, translated as MMMQGLHPGLGFLHEVSRRRPHLALDLLELVRQPIVDRLTLSLFNRGVLTSDDFLIQPSGEVRLKEQSLKRYLHFYERAMTTPFRYGNDGRIGTFRDYLKEQVTGLKESVQENHPWTPIVLEL; from the coding sequence GTGATGATGCAAGGACTTCACCCTGGTTTGGGGTTCTTGCATGAGGTTAGCCGACGCCGGCCCCATCTGGCGTTGGATTTGTTGGAACTCGTCCGTCAACCCATCGTAGACCGATTAACTTTGAGCCTTTTCAACAGAGGTGTTCTAACGTCAGACGATTTTCTCATCCAACCCAGCGGTGAAGTGAGATTGAAGGAACAGAGCTTAAAGCGTTACCTCCATTTCTACGAGCGAGCGATGACTACACCTTTCCGCTACGGCAACGACGGGAGGATAGGGACATTCCGCGATTATCTGAAGGAACAAGTAACGGGACTGAAAGAATCCGTGCAGGAGAACCATCCATGGACGCCGATTGTTCTGGAACTTTGA
- the sigW_3 gene encoding ECF RNA polymerase sigma factor SigW, whose protein sequence is MDDAELVRRCLNGDNAAFDELVRRYRDRVYGLALHLLGDPDWAEDVAQDAFLRAFTRLALFDPQRGAFATWLMTITTRLCLNALERRSAVTFVPLEEEADEDTAEPVPTLPDPESEWWARERRRWVQQALSQLPPNQRAALLLRYAEGLSVAEIAEALNASVGTVKAWLFRGRETLRRQLKRAGWL, encoded by the coding sequence ATGGACGACGCCGAGTTAGTGCGGCGCTGCTTGAACGGTGACAATGCGGCGTTTGATGAGTTGGTGCGGCGCTACCGTGACCGCGTTTACGGGTTGGCGTTGCACCTTTTGGGTGACCCCGATTGGGCGGAAGATGTGGCGCAGGACGCCTTTTTGCGGGCGTTTACGCGCCTCGCCCTTTTTGACCCACAGCGCGGGGCATTTGCGACCTGGCTGATGACCATCACGACCCGTCTTTGCTTGAACGCATTGGAGCGCCGCAGCGCTGTGACCTTTGTGCCGTTAGAGGAAGAAGCGGACGAGGACACCGCTGAACCGGTGCCGACGCTGCCTGACCCTGAAAGCGAGTGGTGGGCAAGGGAGCGCCGCCGCTGGGTGCAACAGGCGTTGTCCCAACTGCCGCCCAATCAACGCGCGGCACTATTGCTGCGTTATGCCGAAGGGTTGAGCGTGGCGGAAATCGCCGAAGCGCTCAACGCGTCGGTCGGGACGGTCAAAGCGTGGCTCTTTCGCGGGCGCGAGACTTTGCGCCGACAACTAAAAAGGGCGGGATGGCTATGA
- the yhdN_4 gene encoding General stress protein 69 — protein sequence MGTGNSAVPRRMLGKTGVEVSAIAMGGIVVMNLPQKEADAMVRWAHDNGVTYFDVAPTYGDAEERLGLALKGLRDKVFLACKTEKRDKAGAADALRQSLKRLHTDHFDLYQLHALRTPDDVEQVFAPDGAMDALLRAREQGLIRFLGFSAHSEEAALMALDRFPFDTAMVPINFVCLLKNGFGRRVLEKAQAMGTAVIAIKAMAKTYWSNGRQVPKCWYEPLTDRHQAALALRFSLSQPIAVAIPPGDERLFQMAVDIAKSYRPLEAEERQQLEQLAQPLTPLFPLRD from the coding sequence ATGGGCACGGGCAACAGCGCTGTGCCTCGGCGCATGTTGGGCAAAACAGGCGTGGAAGTTTCCGCCATCGCAATGGGCGGCATCGTCGTCATGAACCTGCCACAAAAAGAGGCTGATGCGATGGTGCGGTGGGCGCATGACAACGGTGTGACCTACTTTGATGTCGCTCCGACTTACGGCGATGCGGAAGAGCGGCTCGGCCTCGCGCTAAAAGGGCTGCGGGACAAGGTGTTTCTTGCTTGCAAGACGGAAAAGCGTGACAAGGCTGGTGCGGCAGACGCTTTGCGCCAATCCCTCAAACGCTTGCACACAGACCACTTTGATCTTTACCAACTCCACGCGTTGCGCACGCCCGACGATGTGGAACAAGTTTTTGCCCCCGACGGGGCGATGGACGCCTTGCTTCGGGCGCGGGAGCAGGGGCTTATCCGCTTCCTCGGGTTCTCCGCTCACTCGGAAGAGGCGGCGTTGATGGCGTTAGACCGCTTTCCCTTTGACACCGCGATGGTTCCCATCAACTTCGTTTGCCTGCTCAAAAACGGGTTTGGGCGACGGGTGCTGGAAAAAGCCCAAGCGATGGGAACGGCGGTCATCGCCATTAAAGCGATGGCAAAAACCTATTGGTCCAACGGGCGGCAGGTGCCCAAGTGCTGGTATGAGCCGCTGACCGACCGACATCAAGCGGCGTTAGCGTTGCGGTTTTCGCTGTCGCAACCCATTGCCGTCGCCATCCCGCCCGGCGACGAACGGTTGTTCCAAATGGCGGTGGACATCGCCAAAAGTTACCGCCCATTGGAGGCTGAGGAACGGCAGCAATTGGAGCAACTGGCGCAACCGTTGACACCGCTGTTCCCGCTACGGGACTGA